Proteins from a genomic interval of Sphingomonas sp. Y38-1Y:
- a CDS encoding tetratricopeptide repeat protein, whose amino-acid sequence MTSSPDPKPTSRRSLRRRWRRRIVIGVIALFGLGVVTLGIRGLLPDRADRPAAEKSLAMAQALLKAGNPSAARAAAGDAVAADPNWGEAQVGLARMQLALDDGLGAGASLDRAQAVGYDMRRTRALRARAMMLMGDPKRAAAELAAADPRDAAEADLVRAELATRTGRHGEALSILDRAVAARPADGTAWLALARARRAAADVSGAIAASERAVAAAPRSTDALALRGELVRDQYGLVAALPWFERSLASDPRNHAALIQYAATLGDVGRTRDMLAALRRATQVRKGSAQALYLQAVLAARARKFELARDVLDHTNGAIDGMPGVMLLRGVLDLQAGEQEQAIATLRTLVTRQPMNLTARKLLATAYLRSDASRNAIDVLAPVVARGDADSYALALSARAHERIGAREIAARLLDRAAVPAATESAAFSPDDGLQVLRARAASGPPGERIALIRGLIAAADGPQALAEARALAESNPGVPAAQMLLGDVWMMGKRPADAAAAYASAAALRFDEPAAMRLVEALDLAGKRQEAANALALFLSQNPQNVAALRLSAHWQLAAEDYAAAAATLEELRLRVGDRDAGLLAELTLAHLGLGNDARAAEYAAAAYALQPQSPAVADAYGAALLATGDTGGARDLFRKAALLAPGNPLIAAHLREAEAAG is encoded by the coding sequence GGGCTCGGCGTCGTCACGCTCGGCATCCGCGGGCTCCTTCCCGACCGCGCCGATCGTCCGGCGGCCGAGAAGTCGCTGGCGATGGCGCAGGCGCTGCTGAAGGCTGGCAACCCCTCCGCCGCACGCGCCGCAGCGGGCGATGCGGTCGCCGCCGATCCCAACTGGGGGGAGGCGCAGGTGGGCCTCGCCCGGATGCAGCTGGCGCTCGACGACGGGCTCGGCGCCGGCGCGTCGCTCGATCGCGCGCAGGCGGTCGGATACGACATGCGCCGCACCCGCGCGCTTCGTGCGCGCGCGATGATGCTGATGGGCGATCCCAAGCGCGCCGCCGCCGAACTCGCCGCCGCCGATCCGCGCGACGCGGCGGAGGCCGATCTCGTCCGCGCCGAACTAGCGACCCGCACCGGCCGGCATGGCGAGGCGCTGTCGATCCTCGATCGCGCCGTCGCCGCGCGCCCGGCCGACGGCACCGCATGGCTTGCGCTCGCGCGCGCCCGCCGCGCCGCCGCCGACGTCTCCGGCGCGATCGCCGCGAGCGAGCGTGCGGTCGCCGCCGCCCCGCGGTCGACCGATGCGCTGGCGCTCCGCGGCGAGCTGGTCCGAGACCAATATGGCCTTGTCGCCGCGCTCCCCTGGTTCGAGCGGTCGCTGGCCAGCGATCCGCGCAACCACGCCGCGCTCATCCAATATGCCGCCACGCTCGGCGACGTCGGTCGCACGCGCGACATGCTCGCCGCGCTCCGCCGCGCGACTCAGGTCCGCAAGGGAAGCGCGCAGGCACTCTACCTCCAGGCCGTCCTCGCCGCCCGCGCACGCAAGTTCGAGCTTGCCCGCGACGTGCTCGACCATACCAACGGCGCGATCGACGGCATGCCGGGCGTCATGCTGCTGCGCGGCGTCCTCGACCTTCAGGCCGGCGAACAGGAACAGGCGATCGCGACGCTCCGCACGCTCGTCACCCGCCAGCCGATGAACCTGACCGCGCGCAAGCTCCTCGCCACCGCCTATCTCCGCTCCGATGCCTCGCGCAATGCGATCGACGTGCTCGCCCCCGTGGTCGCCCGCGGCGATGCCGACAGCTATGCGCTGGCGCTGAGCGCGCGCGCGCACGAGCGCATCGGCGCGCGGGAAATCGCCGCCCGGCTGCTCGATCGCGCCGCCGTGCCTGCTGCCACGGAAAGCGCCGCGTTCAGTCCCGACGACGGGCTCCAGGTGCTTCGTGCCCGCGCCGCCAGCGGTCCGCCGGGCGAGCGTATCGCGCTGATCCGCGGCCTGATTGCCGCCGCCGACGGCCCGCAGGCGCTTGCCGAGGCGCGCGCGCTGGCCGAGAGCAATCCCGGCGTCCCCGCCGCGCAGATGCTGCTCGGCGACGTCTGGATGATGGGCAAGCGCCCCGCCGACGCTGCGGCCGCCTATGCCAGCGCCGCCGCGCTCCGCTTCGACGAGCCCGCGGCGATGCGGCTGGTCGAGGCGCTCGACCTTGCCGGCAAGCGGCAGGAAGCGGCGAACGCGCTCGCGCTGTTCCTGTCGCAGAATCCGCAGAACGTCGCCGCCCTGCGTCTCTCCGCGCACTGGCAGCTTGCCGCGGAGGACTATGCCGCCGCCGCCGCGACCCTGGAGGAATTGCGCCTGCGTGTCGGCGACCGCGACGCCGGGCTGCTTGCCGAGCTGACGCTCGCGCATCTCGGCCTCGGCAACGATGCGCGCGCCGCCGAGTACGCCGCGGCCGCCTATGCGCTCCAGCCGCAAAGCCCCGCCGTCGCCGACGCCTACGGCGCAGCGCTGCTGGCGACGGGCGACACCGGCGGTGCCCGCGACCTCTTCCGCAAGGCCGCGCTGCTCGCCCCCGGCAATCCGCTGATCGCCGCGCATTTGAGGGAAGCGGAAGCGGCCGGGTGA
- a CDS encoding multidrug efflux SMR transporter, whose amino-acid sequence MAWLILGVAVVTEIIWALSLKWAATQASWSASIVPIVLSFVNMGLLALAMRGLPAGTAYAVWTGLGAVGVTIFGIWLFGEKVNVAQLGFIALIVVGVVGTKLTATA is encoded by the coding sequence ATGGCGTGGCTCATCCTCGGCGTGGCGGTCGTCACCGAGATCATCTGGGCGTTGAGCTTGAAATGGGCAGCGACGCAGGCAAGCTGGTCCGCCTCGATCGTTCCGATCGTGCTCAGCTTCGTCAACATGGGGCTGCTCGCGCTGGCGATGCGGGGCCTGCCCGCGGGCACCGCCTACGCGGTCTGGACGGGGCTCGGCGCGGTCGGCGTGACGATCTTCGGCATCTGGCTGTTCGGTGAGAAGGTCAATGTCGCGCAGCTCGGCTTCATCGCGCTGATCGTGGTGGGCGTCGTCGGCACCAAGCTGACGGCCACCGCCTGA
- a CDS encoding dipeptidase, with the protein MRGLIWIAALLLPAPVAAQSVEARLDRFLANRPVIDGHNDLAWELREKYGSAPERVDLSTDTARLDPPLQTDLPRLRRAGYAAQFWSVWIPATEAGPKAVETTLEQIDLVRRMVARYPDRMVLATTAADIEAARKAGRIAGLIGAEGGHQIDGNLAVLRQYKALGVAYLTLTHTKNVGWADSGTDVPEVRGLTDFGRQVIAEMNRIGMIVDLSHTSSATAMAAITASRAPVMFSHSNAFAVNPHPRNVPDDVLRAAAAKGGIVMVNVYPVFVSAKVRGWQAEKAAEEARLKSSPAGLLLGEPAAAVEARMAEWVAAHPMPRTTAADVADHVEHIARVAGRDHVGLGGDYDGISGTGPEGMTGVDGWRLLFAELMRRGWSDADLAKLAGGNMLRMMRAVEAAARE; encoded by the coding sequence ATGCGCGGGCTGATCTGGATCGCGGCGTTGCTCCTCCCCGCACCGGTGGCGGCGCAGTCAGTCGAGGCGCGGCTCGACCGGTTCTTGGCGAACCGTCCGGTGATCGACGGGCACAACGATCTCGCCTGGGAACTGCGCGAGAAATACGGGTCGGCGCCGGAGCGCGTCGACCTTTCCACAGATACCGCGCGGCTCGATCCGCCGCTCCAGACCGACCTGCCGCGGCTGAGACGCGCGGGCTATGCCGCGCAATTCTGGTCGGTGTGGATTCCGGCGACGGAGGCGGGGCCGAAAGCGGTCGAGACGACGCTGGAGCAGATCGACCTCGTCCGCCGGATGGTCGCACGCTATCCCGACCGCATGGTGCTGGCGACCACTGCCGCCGACATCGAAGCGGCGCGCAAGGCCGGGCGGATCGCCGGGCTGATCGGCGCCGAGGGCGGGCACCAGATCGACGGCAATCTGGCGGTGCTGCGCCAGTACAAGGCGCTGGGCGTCGCCTATCTGACGCTGACCCACACGAAGAATGTCGGCTGGGCCGACAGCGGCACCGACGTGCCCGAGGTGCGCGGACTGACCGACTTCGGGCGGCAGGTGATCGCCGAGATGAACCGGATCGGCATGATCGTCGATCTCAGCCATACCTCGTCGGCGACGGCGATGGCGGCGATCACGGCGTCGCGCGCGCCGGTGATGTTCAGCCACTCCAACGCATTCGCGGTGAACCCGCACCCGCGCAACGTGCCTGACGACGTGCTGCGCGCGGCTGCGGCCAAGGGCGGGATCGTCATGGTCAACGTCTATCCCGTCTTCGTATCGGCCAAGGTCCGCGGCTGGCAGGCGGAGAAGGCGGCGGAAGAGGCGCGGCTCAAGAGTTCGCCCGCGGGACTGTTGCTGGGCGAGCCGGCGGCGGCGGTCGAGGCGCGGATGGCCGAGTGGGTCGCCGCGCACCCGATGCCGCGCACCACCGCGGCCGACGTCGCCGACCATGTCGAGCATATCGCGCGCGTCGCCGGTCGCGATCATGTCGGCCTGGGCGGCGATTATGACGGGATCAGCGGGACGGGACCGGAGGGGATGACGGGCGTCGACGGCTGGCGGCTGCTGTTCGCCGAGCTGATGCGGCGCGGATGGAGCGATGCCGACCTCGCCAAGCTGGCGGGCGGCAACATGCTGCGCATGATGCGGGCGGTGGAGGCAGCGGCGAGAGAATAG
- a CDS encoding adenosine kinase — MTEATYDVVAIGNAIVDILAQADDAFLAQEGMAKGSMQLVFSPEAAAALYGKMGPGREISGGSAANTVAGIAALGGKCGFIGQVADDQLGQVFAHDIRAQGVRFDTASRAGEPTTARCLIFVTPDGQRTMNTFLGASQFLPEAALDRAMIEAAAILYLEGYLWDPEEPRQAMRAAIEVARGAGRKVAFTLSDTFCISRHGDDFRRLLADGLIDILFANENELLALAQVEDFDAAVDQVAAQVPVLVVTRGEHGAIAIANGERASVAAEPIERLLDTTGAGDLFAAGFLHGQAQGRDLSTSLRMGALCAAEIISHYGARPEVDLKAMIAQKLG, encoded by the coding sequence TTGACCGAAGCCACCTACGACGTCGTCGCCATCGGTAACGCGATCGTCGACATTCTCGCGCAGGCCGACGACGCCTTCCTCGCCCAGGAGGGCATGGCCAAGGGATCGATGCAGCTCGTCTTCTCGCCCGAGGCTGCTGCCGCGCTCTATGGCAAGATGGGGCCGGGTCGCGAGATTTCCGGCGGTTCGGCGGCGAACACGGTTGCGGGCATCGCCGCGCTTGGCGGCAAGTGCGGCTTCATCGGCCAGGTCGCCGACGACCAGCTGGGCCAGGTGTTCGCGCACGATATCCGCGCGCAGGGCGTCCGCTTCGACACCGCATCGCGCGCAGGCGAGCCGACGACCGCGCGCTGCCTGATCTTCGTCACCCCCGACGGGCAGCGGACGATGAATACCTTCCTGGGCGCCTCGCAGTTCCTGCCCGAGGCGGCGCTGGATCGCGCGATGATCGAAGCGGCGGCGATCCTCTATCTCGAGGGCTACCTCTGGGATCCCGAGGAACCGCGCCAGGCGATGCGTGCGGCGATCGAGGTGGCGCGGGGCGCCGGCCGCAAGGTCGCGTTCACGCTGTCCGACACCTTCTGCATCAGCCGCCACGGCGACGATTTTCGCCGCCTGCTCGCCGACGGGCTGATCGACATCCTGTTCGCCAACGAGAACGAATTGCTCGCGCTGGCGCAGGTCGAGGATTTCGATGCGGCGGTCGATCAGGTCGCGGCGCAGGTGCCCGTGCTCGTCGTCACGCGCGGCGAGCATGGCGCGATCGCGATCGCCAATGGCGAGCGCGCATCGGTCGCGGCCGAGCCGATCGAGCGGCTGCTCGACACGACGGGCGCGGGCGACCTGTTCGCCGCGGGCTTCCTCCACGGTCAGGCGCAGGGCCGCGACCTGTCCACGTCGCTGCGGATGGGTGCGCTGTGCGCGGCCGAGATCATCTCGCATTACGGTGCACGTCCCGAGGTGGACCTGAAGGCGATGATCGCGCAGAAACTCGGATGA
- a CDS encoding EI24 domain-containing protein, whose protein sequence is MRAVIAATAAAQATLALGRPCVPEAAAMLRDLALSIGQLGDPPVRRVLFKSLALTAALFVAFGAAFWWGARRVALAYGAGGWSELAGAAAVVIAVLASWLLFRAVAIAVIGIFADEVVEAVERRHYPAALTTARNVAMARGAAMGLGSASRTILVNLVLSPVYVALLVTGVGTAAVFFVVNGWLLGRDLGDMVAARHHPRAAMRDWRRSTRGGRMMLGLAGTALLLIPGVNLVAPVLAAAIATHWYHRRGQS, encoded by the coding sequence TTGCGCGCGGTTATCGCCGCGACGGCGGCGGCGCAAGCAACGCTGGCGCTTGGCCGTCCGTGCGTGCCAGAAGCGGCGGCGATGCTGCGTGACCTTGCCCTGTCGATCGGTCAGCTCGGCGACCCGCCGGTCCGACGCGTGCTCTTCAAGTCGCTGGCGCTGACCGCTGCCTTGTTCGTCGCTTTTGGCGCCGCGTTCTGGTGGGGCGCGCGGCGCGTCGCGCTCGCTTACGGTGCGGGCGGGTGGAGCGAGCTGGCGGGCGCGGCGGCAGTCGTCATCGCGGTGCTCGCCTCTTGGCTCCTGTTCCGTGCGGTTGCGATTGCGGTGATCGGCATCTTCGCCGACGAAGTGGTCGAGGCAGTCGAGCGGCGCCACTATCCCGCCGCGCTCACGACCGCCCGCAACGTGGCCATGGCGCGTGGCGCGGCGATGGGGCTGGGTTCGGCTTCGCGCACCATCCTCGTCAATCTGGTGCTGTCGCCCGTCTATGTCGCGCTGCTGGTCACCGGCGTAGGCACGGCCGCGGTGTTCTTCGTCGTCAATGGCTGGCTGCTCGGCCGCGACCTTGGCGACATGGTCGCGGCGCGCCATCATCCGCGAGCCGCGATGCGCGATTGGCGGAGGTCGACGCGCGGCGGGCGGATGATGCTGGGACTGGCGGGCACCGCGCTGCTGCTGATACCGGGCGTCAACCTCGTCGCGCCAGTGCTGGCCGCGGCGATAGCGACGCATTGGTATCATCGAAGGGGGCAAAGTTGA
- a CDS encoding peptide chain release factor 3 produces the protein MSHFDDRRTFAIISHPDAGKTTLTEKLLLFGGAIHLAGEVKARGAARRARSDWMKIEQQRGISVTSSVMTFEREGVTFNLLDTPGHEDFSEDTYRTLTAVDSAVMVIDVAKGIESQTRKLFEVCRLRSVPIITFVNKVDREGRPVFETLDEIAELLALDVTPMTWPVGMGGEFEGIYDLVGNRLLLPEGPSREFQGKVIQVSGLHDPKLDELLSAPGVAKLREDAELAMAGYAPFDVEAYRNGDLTPVYFGSALKEFGVDALIGALAEHAPPPRPQPAEPAPVSPANPEVTGFVFKVQANMDPNHRDRIAFMRLCSGTFKRGMKLTPSGHGKPIAIHSPILFFARERELADEAFPGDIIGIPNHGVLRVGDTLSERPGVRFTGLPNFAPEILRRVVLKDPTKTKQLRKALDDMAEEGVTQVFYPEIGSNWVIGVVGQLQLEVLLSRLEAEYKVAASLEPAPFETARWISSEDPAAMKEFTDLNRSAMAKDRDGNPVFLAKSAWEVGYIADRYSKVKFAATRER, from the coding sequence ATGAGCCATTTCGACGACCGTCGCACCTTTGCGATCATCTCCCACCCCGACGCCGGCAAGACCACGCTGACCGAAAAGCTGTTGCTGTTCGGCGGCGCGATCCACCTGGCGGGCGAGGTCAAGGCACGCGGCGCCGCGCGGCGCGCGCGATCCGACTGGATGAAGATCGAGCAGCAGCGCGGCATCTCGGTGACCAGCTCGGTCATGACGTTCGAGCGGGAGGGCGTGACCTTCAACCTGCTCGACACGCCGGGCCACGAGGATTTCAGCGAGGATACGTACCGCACGCTGACCGCCGTCGATTCGGCGGTGATGGTGATCGACGTCGCCAAGGGTATCGAGAGCCAGACGCGCAAGCTGTTCGAGGTCTGCCGCCTCCGTTCGGTGCCGATCATCACCTTCGTCAACAAGGTCGATCGCGAGGGTCGCCCGGTATTCGAGACTCTGGACGAGATCGCCGAGCTGCTCGCGCTCGACGTCACGCCGATGACGTGGCCGGTCGGCATGGGCGGCGAGTTCGAGGGCATCTACGACCTGGTCGGCAATCGCCTGTTGCTGCCCGAGGGGCCGAGCCGCGAGTTCCAGGGCAAGGTGATCCAGGTGTCGGGCCTCCACGACCCGAAGCTGGACGAGCTGTTGTCGGCGCCGGGTGTCGCCAAGCTGCGCGAAGATGCGGAGCTGGCGATGGCGGGGTACGCGCCGTTCGACGTCGAGGCGTATCGCAACGGCGACCTGACGCCCGTCTATTTCGGTTCGGCGCTGAAGGAGTTCGGCGTCGATGCGCTGATCGGCGCGCTGGCCGAACACGCGCCGCCGCCGCGCCCGCAGCCCGCCGAACCCGCGCCCGTCAGCCCGGCGAACCCGGAGGTGACCGGCTTCGTGTTCAAGGTCCAGGCGAACATGGACCCCAATCACCGCGACCGCATCGCCTTCATGCGGCTGTGCTCGGGCACGTTCAAGCGCGGCATGAAGTTGACGCCCAGTGGGCATGGCAAGCCGATCGCGATCCACTCGCCGATCCTGTTCTTCGCTCGCGAGCGCGAGCTCGCCGACGAGGCGTTCCCGGGCGACATCATCGGCATTCCCAACCACGGCGTGCTGCGCGTCGGCGACACGCTGTCCGAGCGGCCAGGCGTGCGGTTCACCGGCCTGCCGAACTTTGCGCCGGAGATCCTGCGCCGTGTGGTGTTGAAGGATCCGACCAAGACGAAGCAGCTGCGCAAGGCGCTGGACGACATGGCCGAGGAGGGGGTGACCCAGGTCTTCTATCCCGAGATCGGCTCCAACTGGGTGATCGGCGTGGTTGGGCAGCTTCAGCTCGAGGTGCTGCTGTCGCGGCTGGAGGCGGAGTACAAGGTCGCCGCCAGCCTGGAGCCGGCACCATTCGAGACCGCGCGATGGATCTCGTCGGAGGATCCGGCGGCGATGAAGGAGTTCACCGACCTCAACCGCTCGGCGATGGCGAAGGATCGCGACGGCAACCCGGTATTCCTCGCCAAGTCGGCGTGGGAAGTAGGGTATATCGCGGACCGCTACTCGAAGGTGAAGTTCGCGGCGACGCGGGAGCGGTAA